GTGCAGCACCAGGGTCGGTGCGGTGATCCGGGCGAGCGGGCCGCCGTGCCACTTCGCGCCGATCTGCCGGCTCTGCGCCTTGGCGTCACGCAGGCTGGTGACCTGGTGCGCGGCCTCCCTGTCCACGAACTCGCGTACGTCCCGCTCGTCGATCTGTTGGCCCGGCGCCAGGATCCGGGCGACGGCCACGGCCATGGCCAGGTGGCCCTGCGGGGTGTCGGGGGCGCGCAGCCGGGCGAAGTGGGCCACCGTTCCCAGGCGCAGGTAGCGCAGCACACCCAGGCCCTTCGCGTCGCTGGGCACGGCCGAGGAGGTGGTGACGGTCAGCACCCGCTCCGGATGGCGGATCGCGGTGCGCTGCGCCACGAGCCCGCCCATGGAATGGCCGAAGAGGTGGGCGCGTGGCCAGCCCAGGGCGTCCAGTACGGCAACCGCGTCGTCGGTCAAATCCTCGGCGCTGTACGCGGGGGCCGCGCGGCGCAGTAGGGCACGGATCGGCGAGCCGGTGCGCTGGTCGGGCAGGTGGGTGGACTCGCCCGCGTCGCGCTGGTCGTAGGCCACGACGTGGAACCCGTGACGTACCAACTCGTCCACCAGCCCACCGGGCCACCAGAACCGTGAGGCGCCCAGTCCCATGACCAACAGCAGCGGGTCACCGCCCACGCCGCCCAGGTCCTCGAAGGCGAGCTGAATCTCGCCGTTGCGGGCAAAGCGTGTCATGGCGCCCTCCTCTTTCGCGTACGGCGTTCGCGAACAGCGTACGCCAAGGGGTAGGCTGTCGCCAAGCGATGGAGGAGCCCGTGCCGGAACAGCAGCAATCGATGATCTGGATGCGGCCGGAGCAGGCGCGGGTCGGGCGCCCGGCCGAGCGCAGCCGCGTCGAGATCACCACTGCCGCGCTGAAGGTGGCCGACCGGGAGGGTCTCGAGGCTGTCTCGATGCGTCGCGTCGCCGCCGCCCTGGGCACTGGCGCCGCTTCCCTCTATCGCTACGTGGCCACCCGCGACGACCTGCTCGACCTGATGACCGACAGCGTCGCGGGCGAGTACGACCTACCCGCCCCCAGCGGCGACTGGCAGGCCGACCTGCTCGCGATCGCCCACCAGGCCCGCCGGATCATGCGACGCCACCCCTGGCTGCCGACCCTGGTCATCACCCGCCCCACCCTCGGCCCGCACGGGATCGGCCTGCTGGAGCAGGTGCTCGACGTACTCGCCGACCATCCGGCCGAACCCGCCCGGAAGCTTGAGGCATTCGCTCTGCTGAACGCGCTGACCGCACTGTTCGTCCAGAACGAACTCGCCGCCACCGGGCCCGACACCGGGCGGCAGTTCAGGTATCTGCAGCACGTGGCCAGCGCGGGGGACCACCCCCGGATCACCGCCCTGCTCGCCGCCATCCCGTCCGGCGACAAGCCCCGGGACCGGTTCGATGCCGTACTCGCCGGTGCCCTGACCAGCGTGCTCGGCGGGTGACACAACCTCCCGAGAACCGAGTGGGCGTACGGTGATGTCCACCGGTCGCCCCGGTCCGTTGTGCCGTCGCGGATCGCCACCGTCTCGGACATCCACACCGGACCGTCGGCTAGCCGAGGACGCCGGCGTATTCGCGGGCGGCGGCGGCACTGCCCTGGATGAGGGTCGCCGCTTCGGCCAGGCGTTGCTGACGCTGCTCGGCACGCTGGATCGCCTCCGCGATCCTGGCGTGGTTGGTGCCGGCTGCGACCGCCCGAAGACGGGCGAGGACCTGCTCCGTGTTCTCCATGGCTGCGCGGATCTGATTGAGGGTGGTGTTGCCCTGGTCGGCGGCCTGCGCAGTCGTTGCTATATATATCGCAGCACGATATATATAGTGCATGGAAATCAGTGAGCAGACGTTCCTGATCCTCTCCGCCCTCGCCGACCAACCCCGGCACGGCTACGGCGTGGTGACGGAGGTCGACGAGATGACCGACGGCAG
The nucleotide sequence above comes from Plantactinospora soyae. Encoded proteins:
- a CDS encoding alpha/beta fold hydrolase — protein: MTRFARNGEIQLAFEDLGGVGGDPLLLVMGLGASRFWWPGGLVDELVRHGFHVVAYDQRDAGESTHLPDQRTGSPIRALLRRAAPAYSAEDLTDDAVAVLDALGWPRAHLFGHSMGGLVAQRTAIRHPERVLTVTTSSAVPSDAKGLGVLRYLRLGTVAHFARLRAPDTPQGHLAMAVAVARILAPGQQIDERDVREFVDREAAHQVTSLRDAKAQSRQIGAKWHGGPLARITAPTLVLHGDRDPLLRSTAPRDIAAAVPAARLRLLSGVGHFISRDVWPTYAKEIRALADHADE
- a CDS encoding TetR/AcrR family transcriptional regulator, coding for MPEQQQSMIWMRPEQARVGRPAERSRVEITTAALKVADREGLEAVSMRRVAAALGTGAASLYRYVATRDDLLDLMTDSVAGEYDLPAPSGDWQADLLAIAHQARRIMRRHPWLPTLVITRPTLGPHGIGLLEQVLDVLADHPAEPARKLEAFALLNALTALFVQNELAATGPDTGRQFRYLQHVASAGDHPRITALLAAIPSGDKPRDRFDAVLAGALTSVLGG